The following are encoded in a window of Flavobacterium cupriresistens genomic DNA:
- a CDS encoding acyl carrier protein has protein sequence MDTLNTTLKMNHEELFNLLKGFITEIIGEEFVEEMDISPESSFTKDLEMDSIEIVSFSEKIKAHFGDQIDFTGWLSSMDLDELINLDLNQIINYIYECQ, from the coding sequence ATGGACACTTTAAACACGACATTAAAAATGAATCATGAGGAGTTATTCAACCTGTTAAAGGGTTTTATTACAGAAATTATTGGTGAAGAATTTGTAGAAGAGATGGATATCAGTCCGGAAAGTTCTTTCACTAAAGATCTGGAAATGGACAGTATCGAGATTGTTTCCTTTTCAGAAAAAATCAAAGCACACTTTGGCGATCAAATTGATTTCACCGGATGGCTGTCTTCTATGGATCTTGATGAACTGATCAATCTTGATCTGAATCAAATCATCAATTACATCTACGAATGCCAATAA
- a CDS encoding alpha/beta fold hydrolase — protein sequence MPIITVNNKKVHIQELNKEAEDTVVLIHGMFSNLAIYYFNIAPILAQHFHVVLYDLKSHGRSERTLEGYDLENMSSDLIAMMDYLQIKKAHLVGYSFGGLIALKTALIAPKRLGQLVIIEAPDPKDEEARNIIEAYSKEFLEHYVANFTDTTKMQMGKRQLEKNHRLYEFLFNQTSIKADMVKEKHFLHHDPISELHIPTLLLYGSASNCKPTGEWLHSQIGTAELKLIDGDHNIPIQKPIQIAETIVQFLTNH from the coding sequence ATGCCAATAATTACAGTTAACAATAAAAAAGTTCACATACAAGAACTCAATAAAGAGGCTGAAGATACCGTGGTACTGATCCACGGTATGTTTAGTAATCTTGCTATTTATTATTTTAACATTGCTCCCATTTTGGCGCAGCACTTTCATGTGGTACTTTATGATCTAAAGAGTCATGGCAGAAGTGAGCGCACATTGGAAGGCTATGATTTAGAAAATATGTCATCCGATTTAATCGCCATGATGGATTATCTCCAAATCAAAAAAGCACACCTAGTTGGCTATAGTTTTGGGGGGCTTATTGCACTCAAAACTGCTTTGATAGCTCCCAAACGTTTAGGTCAATTGGTTATCATCGAAGCACCGGATCCGAAAGATGAAGAAGCGCGAAATATTATCGAAGCCTATAGCAAGGAATTTCTCGAACATTACGTAGCCAATTTTACGGATACCACAAAAATGCAAATGGGAAAAAGACAGTTGGAAAAAAACCATCGGTTATACGAGTTTTTATTTAATCAGACGAGCATCAAAGCAGATATGGTTAAAGAAAAACATTTTCTACATCACGATCCTATTTCCGAATTACACATACCAACTCTGTTACTCTATGGATCGGCTTCCAATTGCAAACCGACAGGAGAATGGTTACACTCTCAAATCGGTACAGCCGAGCTAAAGCTCATCGATGGAGATCACAATATTCCCATTCAGAAGCCCATTCAGATCGCAGAAACTATTGTTCAATTTTTAACTAACCATTAA